The Candidatus Hydrogenedentota bacterium genome has a window encoding:
- the ileS gene encoding isoleucine--tRNA ligase: MRKEAFEPVPSPFNFSQAEKEMIAFWKEHQTYHKSLAQRQDAPRFVFYEGPPTANGMPHPGHCLTRTIKDIFPRYKTMAGYFCERKAGWDTHGLPVEIEVCKELGIIDGGKEAIEQYGVEKFNRTCIESVFRYKQEWEQLTDRIGFWVDLDEAYVTFHQSYVESVWWALKQLFDRGLLYQGHKVVWWWAQGGTALSAGEVGEGYRDTDDPAITVRLALTDAGKQALNLEGENASLLIWTTTPWTLSSNCAACVGPETDYAAVKHAAEGGAEVLILAQALVSKYFGEDAEIVETFKGSDLLGVAYEPLFDYGAPVSMENPDQPSGKHWMVIAGDFVDLETGTGIVHMAPAFGEDDYRVCKEKGIGFLCYVKPDGTFDERVKDVDPYDGSAIAGQFCKAADKAIIRLLKERGQLFKHDQYRHAYPFCPRAENDPLIQYARKSWFIKTSQFKRDFLANNQEITWQPAHIRDGRFGNFLENNVDWALSRERYWGTPLPVWICDTTGHMECVSSYAELLAKPDVRGTEVWEKAKADSPELSEHLKVHKPYIDAVHYQSPKDPAGRMRRVTEVIDVWFDAGCMPFAQWGYPHLPGSDAKFNDRFPADFISEAIDQTRGWFYALLAISTVVHGEEKGGWPHPFKNCICLGHILGEDGLKLSKRLKNYSEPGILFEKFSADALRWSFIAKNPPTNSSRLSERIVEESQRELLLRWYNVYSFFVIYANLDGFDPSGAPHAVLREIYADPVKAPKGGSGGESAYRAPAERAELDRWILSELDRVIVEVRAAMDRYETYPAAREISGFVDSLSNWYVRRSRARFWASGWSADKADAYWTLYECLVKLARLAAPFTPFFAEVTWRNLVRPVPDAADSVHLAAYPEASAMNIDHGLLEEMALTREAVTLGLSARRAENIKVRQPLGLCELVVANPEHRQALESHLDLIREELNIKEVAFTDSPEDYVSYEVRPNFKALGPRFGKNVQAVRQILAKADGAALAAQVQEGGVTIEVDGRPEVLTAEEVDVRLTPREGFAAAQGKQLVVVIATEITEELKQEGLVREVVRALQDIRKDQNLAYDARIRVTIETSDDALNAAIAKHQDYIAQEVLASALACGAAGDGAKEVEIEGSAVKLGVVA; the protein is encoded by the coding sequence ATGCGTAAAGAAGCCTTTGAGCCCGTGCCGTCGCCGTTTAACTTCTCCCAGGCGGAGAAGGAGATGATCGCGTTCTGGAAGGAACACCAGACCTACCACAAGAGCCTGGCGCAGCGTCAGGACGCGCCGCGTTTTGTGTTTTACGAGGGGCCGCCGACGGCGAATGGGATGCCGCACCCGGGGCATTGCCTGACGCGGACGATCAAGGATATTTTCCCGCGTTACAAGACGATGGCGGGCTATTTCTGCGAGCGGAAGGCGGGCTGGGACACGCACGGGCTGCCGGTGGAGATCGAGGTCTGCAAGGAGCTGGGCATCATCGACGGCGGCAAGGAGGCCATCGAGCAGTACGGCGTGGAGAAGTTCAACCGCACGTGCATCGAGTCGGTCTTCCGCTACAAGCAGGAGTGGGAACAGCTGACGGATCGTATCGGGTTCTGGGTGGATCTGGACGAGGCCTATGTGACGTTTCACCAGAGCTACGTGGAGAGCGTGTGGTGGGCGTTGAAACAGCTTTTTGACCGGGGCCTGCTCTACCAGGGCCACAAGGTGGTGTGGTGGTGGGCGCAGGGCGGCACGGCGCTTTCCGCGGGCGAGGTGGGCGAGGGCTACCGGGACACGGACGATCCGGCGATCACGGTGCGGCTGGCGCTGACGGACGCGGGCAAGCAGGCGCTGAACCTGGAGGGCGAGAATGCGAGCCTGCTGATCTGGACGACGACACCCTGGACGCTTTCGAGCAACTGCGCGGCGTGCGTGGGCCCGGAGACGGACTACGCCGCCGTGAAGCACGCGGCGGAGGGGGGCGCAGAGGTGCTGATCCTGGCGCAGGCGCTGGTGAGCAAGTACTTCGGCGAAGACGCGGAGATCGTGGAGACCTTCAAGGGGAGCGACCTGCTGGGCGTGGCCTACGAGCCACTGTTCGACTATGGCGCGCCGGTTTCCATGGAGAACCCCGATCAGCCCTCCGGGAAGCATTGGATGGTGATCGCGGGCGATTTCGTCGATCTGGAGACCGGCACCGGCATCGTGCACATGGCGCCGGCCTTCGGCGAGGACGACTACCGCGTGTGCAAGGAGAAGGGAATCGGCTTCCTGTGCTACGTGAAGCCCGATGGAACCTTCGACGAGCGCGTGAAGGACGTGGACCCCTACGATGGGTCGGCGATCGCGGGGCAGTTCTGCAAGGCGGCGGACAAGGCGATCATCCGCCTGCTGAAGGAGCGCGGGCAGCTGTTCAAGCACGATCAATACCGGCACGCGTATCCCTTCTGCCCGCGCGCGGAGAACGACCCGCTCATCCAGTACGCGCGGAAGAGCTGGTTCATCAAGACCTCGCAGTTCAAGCGGGATTTCCTGGCGAACAACCAGGAAATCACGTGGCAACCGGCGCACATCCGCGACGGGCGCTTTGGCAACTTCCTGGAGAACAACGTGGACTGGGCGCTCTCGCGCGAGCGCTACTGGGGCACGCCGCTGCCGGTGTGGATCTGCGACACGACGGGCCACATGGAGTGCGTCTCGTCGTACGCCGAGCTGCTGGCGAAGCCGGACGTGCGGGGCACGGAGGTGTGGGAGAAGGCGAAGGCGGATAGCCCCGAGCTCAGCGAGCACCTCAAGGTGCACAAGCCCTACATCGACGCGGTCCATTACCAGAGCCCGAAGGACCCCGCCGGCCGGATGCGCCGCGTGACGGAAGTGATCGACGTGTGGTTTGACGCGGGCTGCATGCCCTTCGCGCAGTGGGGCTACCCGCACCTGCCGGGTTCCGACGCCAAATTCAACGATCGCTTCCCGGCGGACTTCATCAGCGAGGCGATCGACCAGACCCGTGGCTGGTTCTACGCGCTGCTGGCGATCAGCACGGTGGTCCACGGCGAGGAAAAGGGCGGCTGGCCGCATCCCTTCAAGAACTGCATCTGCCTGGGCCATATCCTGGGTGAAGACGGGCTGAAGCTGTCCAAGCGACTTAAGAATTACAGCGAGCCGGGGATCCTCTTCGAGAAATTCAGCGCGGACGCGTTGCGCTGGAGTTTCATCGCGAAGAATCCGCCCACGAACAGCAGCCGCCTTTCCGAGCGCATCGTGGAAGAGTCCCAGCGGGAACTGCTCCTCCGCTGGTACAACGTGTACAGCTTTTTCGTGATCTACGCGAACCTGGACGGCTTCGACCCGTCGGGCGCGCCCCACGCGGTGCTCCGCGAGATCTACGCCGACCCGGTGAAGGCGCCGAAGGGCGGCTCCGGCGGCGAATCGGCCTACCGCGCGCCGGCGGAGCGCGCCGAGCTCGACCGCTGGATCCTCAGCGAACTGGACCGCGTCATTGTCGAGGTGCGCGCGGCCATGGACCGCTACGAGACCTACCCGGCGGCCCGCGAGATCTCGGGGTTTGTGGACAGCCTGTCCAACTGGTACGTGCGCCGGAGCCGGGCGCGCTTCTGGGCGAGCGGCTGGAGCGCGGACAAGGCCGACGCCTACTGGACGCTCTACGAGTGCCTGGTGAAGCTCGCGCGCCTGGCCGCGCCGTTCACGCCGTTCTTCGCGGAGGTGACGTGGCGCAACCTGGTGCGGCCGGTTCCGGACGCCGCGGACAGCGTGCACCTGGCGGCCTACCCCGAGGCCAGCGCGATGAACATTGATCACGGCCTGCTCGAGGAAATGGCCCTCACGCGCGAAGCGGTTACGCTCGGCCTGAGCGCGCGCCGCGCGGAGAACATCAAGGTGCGCCAGCCGCTGGGCCTTTGCGAGCTGGTGGTGGCGAATCCGGAGCACCGGCAGGCGCTCGAAAGCCACCTCGACCTCATCCGCGAGGAGCTCAATATCAAGGAAGTGGCCTTTACGGACAGCCCGGAGGACTACGTCTCCTACGAGGTGCGCCCGAACTTCAAGGCGCTCGGCCCGCGGTTCGGAAAAAACGTGCAGGCGGTGCGCCAGATCCTCGCGAAGGCCGACGGCGCCGCCCTGGCCGCGCAGGTGCAGGAGGGCGGCGTCACGATCGAAGTCGACGGCAGGCCCGAAGTGCTCACCGCCGAGGAGGTGGACGTGCGCCTGACGCCCCGGGAAGGCTTCGCCGCCGCCCAGGGCAAACAACTGGTCGTGGTCATCGCCACGGAGATCACCGAGGAGCTCAAGCAGGAGGGCCTCGTCCGCGAGGTGGTCCGCGCGCTGCAGGACATCCGGAAGGATCAGAACCTGGCGTACGACGCGCGGATCCGGGTGACCATCGAAACGTCAGACGACGCGCTCAACGCCGCTATCGCGAAGCACCAGGACTACATCGCCCAGGAAGTGCTGGCAAGCGCGCTGGCATGCGGCGCGGCGGGTGATGGCGCGAAGGAGGTGGAGATCGAGGGCAGCGCGGTGAAGCTGGGTGTGGTGGCGTGA
- a CDS encoding carbohydrate-binding protein — protein MHRFAILTLAAVSPLIAPAWAEKPEPKPYKGKMQVIPGVVEAEHFDEGPAGVAYFDVDDVNHGADYREPTGVDIEARPDASNKHGIGWIRETEWLIYTVEVKEAGEYVLEIPVASNKPGGTFHIQFDGVDVTGPITIPDTGGWDKLETLKVEGVTLKAGVQRMKLMMDKDGESGGIGDIDLVRFKKAEPAE, from the coding sequence ATGCATCGATTCGCCATCCTCACCCTGGCCGCCGTTTCCCCGCTGATTGCCCCGGCATGGGCGGAAAAGCCCGAGCCGAAGCCGTACAAGGGCAAGATGCAGGTCATCCCCGGGGTGGTGGAGGCGGAGCACTTCGACGAGGGCCCGGCGGGCGTCGCCTACTTCGATGTGGACGACGTGAACCATGGCGCGGATTACCGCGAACCCACCGGCGTGGACATCGAGGCCCGGCCCGACGCCTCCAACAAACACGGCATCGGCTGGATTCGCGAAACCGAATGGCTGATCTACACCGTCGAGGTGAAAGAGGCCGGCGAGTACGTGCTGGAGATTCCCGTCGCCTCCAACAAGCCCGGCGGAACCTTCCATATCCAGTTCGACGGCGTCGACGTCACCGGGCCCATCACCATTCCGGATACCGGCGGCTGGGACAAGCTGGAAACCTTGAAAGTGGAGGGCGTCACCCTGAAGGCCGGCGTCCAGCGCATGAAACTCATGATGGACAAGGACGGCGAGTCCGGCGGCATCGGAGACATTGACCTGGTGCGCTTCAAGAAGGCTGAGCCCGCCGAGTAG
- a CDS encoding DUF5011 domain-containing protein, which translates to MYRYCVLAVSLFMAFSAAQAQVVFNEIYADVTSDGECGAFGEPSGAVFCGDANRDYVVSASNDEFVELVNTSPSDAIDLSGWTLSDNTSVRHTFPEGTVLAPLTAIVVFGGGNPGSSFSGQPATSVFGGALVQVASSGALHLTESGDTITLRDDASSVMASYTLLAGTADGGESLVRSPDITGSDTLVKHFTETVDAVAVASPGTQTGGAPFPGVCLTSIAVLDQSQTLTNSTSASSVNHWQSFTAGRTGVLHQVDTRFGLTGSWTLNIYSGTGNGGTKLNSGQAVVLSGGEDRLILDETVNVVSGNIYTFELADNAMIGGAIPFRTADLYAAGTYGNSGGAVVAADIYFRTYVSDGVVPDQVQEVGNGTAGASVLHWQSFTAGLTGDLYQIDTALGATGNWTLNIYEGTGNGGVQLNAGQSEVLASSGNSHILTAPIAVTKGNVYTWELVRDNMVAQGVDFFSGNIYGQGTYGNSGGPVANGDLIFRTHIQLADSAPAQPGAITGAASVPDSTSGEVYSIAPVPGAIAYTWSVPADATIVSGQGTQSIEVDFLANSGNVSVTASNGCGTSAATSVAVTVNAVPPTTDTITPATTGPTNADSVDFTVVFSESILNFDGAADVVINHTGGSSHSGVSFSGSGDTYTVTVSGLAGDGSFTLAASLISDIQDLAGNALDSSVTSAAVTLDNTPPGVSIGAPSVSATAGGPASYLVTFTGADSINLTGSDIMLNATGSASADVSVSNGTTATPTVTLNNITGDGTLGISVDADAASDNAGNSSPAAGPSATFTVDNTAPGVAIGAPSASATAAGPVSYAVTYTGASSVNLAEGDITLNATGNANAAVAVSNGTTATPTVTLSNITGDGTLGISIGAGTAADGAGNSASAAGPSATFTVDNTAPGIAIGAPSVTLTNSGPVVFAITIADASAIDLRAEDVLLDTSGTVGATVSVQDGATASPTVVLSDITGDGTLGIGIAAGVASDAIGNPTAAAGPSALVTVDNTAPSITLTDPETTTVEAGGSWAEPGATAEDAVDGAVEVTVGGDTVDPAAAPGTVFTVDYEATDSAGNVATATRSVTVVDTQAPVITVLNDLPEFNVVSCGSGGYVDPGASAVDAIDGAVAVQAAGVVDTLNPGVYGITYSALDNAGNEAMATRTVTVLDDCAAEGEGEGEGEGEGEGEGEGEGEGEGEGEGEGEGEGEGEGEGEGEGEGEGEGEGEGEGEGEGEGEGEGEGEGEGEGEGEGEGEGEGEGEGEGEGEGEGEGEGEGEGEGEGEGEGEGEGEGEGELDLKAIALLLLNNFASADANEDDLLTLAEARTVYPPLTEFQFNTLDANNDGFLSRAELEAAILPVTPGCCNTGETGAKVRQIVGDMFLVGLALLVLAGWPARRRP; encoded by the coding sequence ATGTACCGTTATTGCGTGCTCGCGGTCTCTCTGTTTATGGCATTCAGCGCGGCGCAAGCCCAGGTTGTCTTCAACGAAATATACGCCGACGTGACGTCCGATGGCGAATGCGGCGCGTTTGGCGAGCCTTCGGGGGCCGTGTTCTGCGGCGACGCAAACCGGGACTATGTCGTGAGCGCGTCGAACGATGAATTTGTGGAACTGGTCAACACGTCGCCTTCGGACGCCATCGATCTCTCGGGCTGGACGCTGAGCGACAACACGTCGGTGCGCCACACCTTTCCCGAGGGCACGGTACTCGCCCCGCTGACGGCGATCGTGGTGTTTGGCGGCGGCAACCCCGGAAGCAGTTTCAGCGGGCAGCCCGCGACGTCGGTTTTTGGCGGCGCGCTCGTTCAAGTCGCCAGCAGCGGGGCGCTGCACCTGACGGAATCCGGGGATACGATTACGCTCCGCGACGACGCTTCCTCCGTGATGGCGTCATATACACTCCTTGCGGGAACGGCCGACGGGGGCGAATCCCTGGTGCGTTCGCCGGATATTACCGGCAGCGACACGCTCGTCAAGCACTTCACCGAGACCGTGGACGCAGTCGCGGTGGCGTCGCCCGGGACACAGACCGGCGGCGCGCCGTTTCCGGGCGTATGCCTGACTTCGATTGCCGTATTGGATCAGTCGCAGACGCTGACGAACAGCACGTCGGCCAGCTCGGTGAACCACTGGCAGAGTTTCACGGCGGGGCGGACGGGGGTTCTCCATCAGGTGGACACGCGCTTCGGCCTCACGGGTTCGTGGACCCTGAACATCTACAGCGGCACGGGGAATGGCGGCACAAAACTGAACTCGGGCCAGGCGGTTGTCCTGTCCGGGGGCGAGGACCGGCTGATACTGGACGAGACGGTGAACGTCGTCTCGGGCAATATCTACACGTTTGAACTGGCCGACAACGCCATGATCGGCGGGGCGATCCCGTTCCGCACGGCGGATCTCTACGCGGCGGGGACCTACGGCAACAGTGGCGGGGCCGTGGTGGCGGCGGACATCTATTTCCGGACCTATGTCTCGGATGGCGTGGTTCCGGATCAGGTGCAGGAGGTGGGCAACGGGACGGCGGGCGCCAGCGTATTGCACTGGCAATCGTTTACGGCTGGATTGACGGGCGACCTTTACCAGATCGATACCGCCCTCGGCGCCACCGGCAACTGGACACTGAACATCTACGAAGGCACGGGAAACGGTGGCGTGCAATTGAACGCGGGCCAGTCCGAAGTCCTGGCGTCCAGCGGGAATTCACATATCCTGACGGCCCCCATTGCGGTGACCAAGGGGAACGTGTATACGTGGGAGCTGGTGCGCGACAACATGGTGGCCCAGGGCGTGGACTTCTTCTCGGGCAACATCTACGGCCAGGGGACGTACGGCAACAGCGGCGGCCCGGTGGCCAATGGGGACTTGATATTCCGCACCCACATCCAGCTCGCGGACAGCGCGCCCGCCCAGCCGGGCGCCATAACCGGCGCCGCCTCGGTTCCGGACAGCACGTCCGGCGAGGTGTACAGCATCGCCCCGGTCCCGGGCGCGATCGCGTACACGTGGAGCGTACCCGCGGACGCCACGATTGTATCGGGCCAGGGGACGCAGAGCATCGAGGTCGACTTCCTGGCCAATTCCGGAAACGTATCGGTGACGGCAAGCAATGGCTGCGGGACCAGCGCCGCCACCAGTGTGGCGGTCACGGTAAACGCGGTCCCGCCGACGACCGATACCATCACGCCCGCCACCACCGGGCCGACCAACGCGGATTCCGTGGATTTTACGGTTGTTTTCAGCGAATCGATCCTTAATTTTGACGGTGCGGCGGATGTGGTCATCAACCACACGGGCGGATCGTCGCATTCCGGCGTGTCCTTCAGCGGAAGCGGCGATACGTATACGGTCACGGTTTCCGGCCTGGCGGGCGACGGCTCCTTTACGCTCGCGGCGAGCCTGATATCGGACATTCAGGATCTCGCGGGCAACGCCCTGGACTCCAGCGTGACCAGCGCCGCGGTCACCCTGGACAACACGCCACCCGGCGTCTCCATCGGCGCGCCATCCGTTTCGGCGACCGCCGGCGGGCCCGCCAGCTATCTGGTCACGTTCACGGGCGCGGACAGCATCAACCTGACCGGCAGCGATATAATGCTTAACGCCACCGGCAGCGCCTCGGCGGACGTGTCGGTTTCCAACGGGACCACCGCGACTCCGACGGTGACCCTGAACAACATCACCGGCGACGGGACACTCGGCATCAGCGTCGATGCGGACGCCGCCTCCGACAACGCGGGTAACAGTTCGCCCGCGGCCGGGCCGAGCGCGACCTTCACGGTGGACAACACGGCTCCCGGCGTTGCGATTGGCGCGCCGTCCGCTTCGGCGACCGCCGCCGGGCCGGTGAGCTACGCCGTTACTTACACCGGGGCCAGCAGCGTCAATCTGGCCGAGGGCGACATCACGCTCAACGCCACGGGCAATGCGAACGCGGCGGTCGCGGTTTCCAACGGCACTACCGCCACGCCGACGGTGACCCTGAGCAACATCACCGGCGACGGGACGCTCGGCATCAGCATCGGCGCGGGTACGGCGGCCGACGGCGCGGGCAACAGCGCATCCGCCGCCGGGCCAAGCGCGACCTTCACGGTGGACAACACGGCGCCCGGCATTGCAATTGGCGCGCCCTCGGTTACGTTGACCAACAGCGGGCCGGTGGTGTTCGCGATCACTATCGCGGACGCCAGCGCCATCGATCTTCGCGCGGAGGATGTGCTACTCGACACCTCGGGAACCGTGGGGGCCACTGTATCCGTCCAAGACGGCGCGACGGCCAGCCCCACCGTGGTGTTGAGCGACATCACCGGCGACGGCACACTGGGGATCGGCATCGCGGCCGGCGTCGCCAGTGACGCGATTGGCAATCCCACCGCCGCGGCGGGCCCGAGCGCCCTGGTGACGGTGGACAACACGGCCCCGTCCATCACCCTGACAGATCCCGAGACGACCACGGTGGAAGCCGGCGGATCCTGGGCCGAGCCCGGCGCAACGGCGGAAGACGCGGTGGACGGCGCGGTTGAGGTGACCGTTGGCGGGGACACGGTGGATCCCGCGGCGGCCCCGGGCACGGTGTTCACGGTGGACTATGAAGCCACGGACTCCGCCGGCAACGTCGCAACGGCCACGCGATCGGTGACGGTCGTGGACACGCAGGCCCCGGTAATCACCGTGCTCAATGACCTGCCGGAGTTTAACGTGGTCAGCTGCGGGAGCGGCGGCTATGTGGATCCCGGCGCGTCGGCGGTGGATGCGATTGACGGCGCCGTTGCGGTCCAGGCGGCCGGAGTGGTCGACACCCTGAATCCCGGCGTATATGGGATCACCTATTCCGCCTTGGACAACGCGGGCAACGAGGCCATGGCGACGCGTACCGTCACCGTGCTCGACGACTGCGCGGCGGAAGGTGAAGGCGAGGGCGAAGGCGAAGGCGAAGGCGAGGGTGAGGGTGAGGGTGAGGGTGAGGGTGAGGGTGAGGGTGAGGGTGAGGGTGAGGGTGAGGGTGAGGGTGAGGGTGAAGGCGAAGGCGAGGGTGAAGGCGAAGGCGAGGGCGAGGGCGAAGGCGAGGGCGAGGGCGAGGGCGAGGGTGAAGGTGAAGGCGAAGGCGAGGGCGAGGGCGAGGGCGAGGGTGAAGGTGAGGGTGAGGGTGAGGGTGAAGGTGAAGGTGAAGGTGAAGGCGAGGGTGAGGGCGAGGGTGAGGGCGAGGGCGAAGGCGAGGGCGAGGGTGAAGGCGAGGGTGAAGGCGAGGGTGAAGGCGAGGGCGAGTTGGATCTTAAAGCCATCGCACTGCTGCTATTGAATAATTTCGCGAGCGCCGACGCCAACGAGGACGACCTGTTGACCCTGGCCGAAGCGCGAACCGTCTATCCGCCGTTGACCGAGTTCCAGTTCAACACGCTGGACGCGAACAACGACGGCTTCCTGTCGCGCGCCGAGCTTGAGGCGGCGATATTGCCGGTCACGCCGGGCTGCTGCAACACCGGCGAGACGGGCGCGAAAGTGCGCCAGATTGTCGGCGACATGTTTCTGGTTGGCCTGGCGCTGCTGGTCCTGGCGGGCTGGCCGGCACGCCGGCGCCCGTGA